In Pseudorasbora parva isolate DD20220531a chromosome 9, ASM2467924v1, whole genome shotgun sequence, the following proteins share a genomic window:
- the xcr1b.2 gene encoding chemokine XC receptor 1 → MEQSNSTSGYEEFSYDYNDSGDGLIKMCDADDYKQVTAACYATVFCLSILGNGFLVCALTCYEDLKRATNLFMFCLALFDLLFTLTLPFWCVEFLNHWVFGDVACKIMTGAYFVGIYGSLILLTAMTLDRFVVVVVRSHWLTRRRRLKCSKAACVAAWIISLTACLRDSITSKAQKEHIDTYACKSTNTSDDNMGYFSQLILLFLVPLAIIVFCYTKIILTLMMTSTRQKYRTVVLVLCIVIAFFICWGPYHIIIVLMSIYEFDPCEHYELHVAFVVCRILAFSHCCINPALYILRGKYRKLLSSFLFCSPELRQSGLYRGPTDPSDSRIHPYMNDGAPENCEVRQTNVTELNTI, encoded by the coding sequence ATGGAACAGTCCAACTCAACCAGTGGTTATGAGGAGTTCTCATATGATTACAACGATTCTGGAGATGGGTTAATCAAAATGTGTGATGCTGATGACTATAAGCAGGTCACAGCCGCCTGCTACGCCACGGTCTTCTGCCTCAGCATCCTTGGAAATGGCTTCCTCGTGTGTGCATTGACCTGCTACGAAGACCTGAAAAGGGCCACGAACCTTTTCATGTTCTGTTTGGCACTTTTTGATCTTCTGTTCACACTGACATTGCCTTTCTGGTGTGTGGAGTTTCTTAATCACTGGGTTTTCGGTGACGTTGCCTGCAAGATCATGACCGGGGCTTATTTTGTGGGAATCTACGGAAGTCTTATTCTTCTCACGGCCATGACCCTCGATCGTTTTGTCGTGGTGGTGGTGAGAAGTCACTGGCTAACACGGAGGCGAAGGCTCAAATGTTCAAAAGCTGCCTGTGTTGCTGCATGGATCATAAGCTTGACTGCTTGTCTGAGAGATTCAATAACCTCAAAAGCACAAAAAGAGCATATCGATACCTATGCTTGCAAAAGCACAAATACGAGCGATGATAACATGGGGTATTTTTCACAACTCATTCTGCTTTTCCTGGTACCATTGGCCATCATTGTTTTCTGTTATACCAAAATCATTCTTACTCTCATGATGACGTCAACCAGGCAGAAATATAGGACTGTGGTTTTGGTGCTGTGTATTGTTATAGCTTTCTTTATATGCTGGGGGCCGTATCATATCATCATCGTGTTGATGTCCATCTATGAATTTGATCCCTGCGAGCATTACGAGCTGCATGTTGCGTTTGTCGTCTGCAGAATTCTGGCATTTTCTCACTGCTGCATTAACCCAGCGCTGTACATTCTCAGAGGGAAGTACAGAAAACTCTTGTCCAGCTTTTTGTTCTGCTCTCCTGAACTCAGGCAGTCGGGGCTCTACAGAGGACCCACGGATCCCAGCGACTCCAGGATTCATCCGTACATGAATGACGGAGCTCCTGAAAACTGTGAAGTGAGACAAACAAACGTCACGGAGCTGAACACAATATAA
- the xcr1b.1 gene encoding chemokine XC receptor 1 has product MAAQSITESQPEVSTPDYYDNCDYPNDCGICLETKGDQFGRAVTPVIFIIIVLFSCVGNSLVLYVLVKYENLKSLTNTFLLNLALSDLIFTFGLPFWAHYYMYGWTLGDPACKAVNYVFYTGYYSSIIFLTVLTVHRYMAVVHPMSVVMSRKSLHCYATSIVIWIISLCAAIPQAIFNSVVNSPIEIMIDGPNESTNAVKLCDFDGEIYWKHTTTYMQNAFFIVAFVIIAFCYTVILTRLLRPTSHTRKKTVQLILFIVVFFFLGWGPYNVAIFLDSLISWEISPFNECEVSKSIDLWMYISRMVAFSHCCLNPVFYVFMGIKFRNHLKKMLWTFRKKNSEPQNRHSKLIYSNGEEISMY; this is encoded by the coding sequence ATGGCAGCCCAATCAATAACTGAAAGCCAGCCTGAAGTATCTACTCCTGATTACTATGATAATTGTGATTATCCCAATGACTGCGGCATCTGTTTGGAGACAAAAGGTGACCAGTTTGGAAGAGCCGTCACGCCagtcatttttatcattattgttCTGTTCAGCTGTGTGGGGAACTCGTTGGTCCTGTATGTCCTTGTGAAGTATGAAAATCTGAAATCCCTCACCAACACATTCCTGTTAAATCTGGCTCTCTCTGATCTGATTTTCACCTTCGGCCTGCCGTTCTGGGCCCACTACTACATGTATGGCTGGACTCTTGGAGATCCTGCTTGCAAAGCAGTTAACTATGTGTTCTACACGGGATATTACAGCAGCATCATCTTCCTGACAGTTTTGACTGTCCACCGCTACATGGCCGTGGTTCATCCCATGTCAGTTGTCATGTCTAGGAAGAGCCTGCACTGCTACGCAACCTCAATTGTCATCTGGATCATCAGTCTTTGCGCTGCCATCCCACAAGCCATCTTCAACTCCGTTGTGAACAGCCCCATTGAAATAATGATAGACGGTCCAAATGAGAGCACCAATGCAGTGAAGCTCTGTGATTTTGACGGTGAAATTTATTGGAAGCATACAACTACATACATGCAAAACGCCTTTTTCATCGTCGCATTTGTGATCATTGCTTTTTGCTACACTGTGATCCTGACACGGCTGCTTCGACCAACATCTCACACTCGTAAGAAGACGGTGCAGCTCATCCTCTTCATagtggtgttttttttcttggGATGGGGGCCATACAATGTGGCCATATTTCTGGACTCTCTGATTTCTTGGGAAATCTCTCCTTTTAATGAGTGTGAGGTCAGTAAATCCATAGACCTCTGGATGTACATCTCTCGCATGGTGGCTTTCTCACACTGCTGCCTGAATCctgtgttttatgtttttatgggGATCAAATTCAGAAACCACTTGAAGAAAATGTTATGGACTTTCCGTAAGAAGAACAGCGAGCCTCAAAATCGACACAGCAAGCTTATTTACTCCAATGGTGAAGAAATATCAATGTATTAG